GATGCTCCagattcttcttcaagttaTCCGACGCCCGCTGGCGATCGAGTTTCTGCTTCATAGCCTGGATGGACCTACACAGCCAAAGCAGAAACAAGCATTGTTAGCTCAGAAGATGTACTCCACCCAGTCGACTTGGCTAAAAAATGTAGATCGGATAGAGACCATGTGTGTGTGTGTAGAGATACGGGATAGGATAAAACATACGGAGCGACATTTGTGTCTAGCAGAATATGTCTTTCCTTGAGATCCTGGGGGTCGGGGCGGGTAAGAAGGTGCTTTTCGAGGGAGTCGCGGCGTTCGAGTGGGGAGGTTGCCAGGGAGGTGGTATCGACGGCTGCAGGGGTGGAGGTTGGTTCGGTGGACATTGTAGATGGTTGGAGTTTGTATAAGGTCGATGTATCAGACGGGTTTTGTACTGTTTAAATTTAATGTAGATGGATGCAGGTGGAAGAGAAACAGGGCAGggtataagtatatatatatataggtcGCACAGATCGTGAGACTAGTGGATGTCATCGCATGCTACATTGAAGCGTCTGGTTGTCGCGGCGATGAGGGGAAGGCTGGTCGAGTCAAGTGATTGGACTGTTCCACGGGATCATCGCGGGGTTGACGTTGACCCTGCTTGTTCCTCACAAAGAACGCCGGAttaggaataataatagGTACGGTTGTACTCGGAAAAAAAGGTTCTCATGTATTCAACTTGTAGGAGCTAACTGACATCGTTTCTCAATCTGTGATGTCGACAAAATCAACGCGGACAATAAAGAGGGACGGCATCACCTGTCAGCAGGCGTGCTGGTAACTAAGAGTAGCATGTTGAATAGCCTAGCTCTTGAAAAGCATGCTGCTGTTCTGCGACACGGAAATGCCGGTGTCACAGAAAATGAAACGGCAGCCCCAATTCCTCCATGGTTAACGGAAATTAAAGGAGTAAAGGCATGAGATGATATGAGCGATCAGGGGGACGCAAAGTGGGACGCCCAGACCAGGCCTGAACTGAATCTGAACCCATCGGGGTCGTATCACAATGCTCGCTGAATCCTGGGTTTGATGACTCGTTTTCCGGGTTTCGCTTCCATCCTGTTGTCATCCGCCCAAAGCCCATTTGTCTCACCCATAACGGAAACTGACAGATAACCTAAGCCCGGGCTAGGGCAGATTACAACCTTTTTCCTGCTTCGTAGAGAAACCAATTGGTCTATCGCGATGGTGTATTGATGTTCGGTCCGCCGCGACGCAAGCGTCAACGGACTTGCCATCGTGCAATCAAGGAACCCAGAGCTtgccacggccacggccgCCACCGCGGCTTTGACCACGCGCCGCGCCGCGCCGATTGTTGGTATTGTTCCGCGAGGCATTTGCCATGCCACGTGAGGCGCCGGTCTGGGTGCTCAAATCAACTGTCGCTTTTTGCTTTGGGGTCACACCCAGCGACCGACTAAATGAGTTAGGATCTATCGGTTGAGTCGGTATCTCAATCGTGCTTTCCACGGGCGGCGCGGCAGTTTTGGCCGGCGCAGAAACTTTGCGGTTGCCGGTTCCGCGAGAACCACCACTTCTCGAGGCGCCCTTGCCACGACCGCGGGGGACGAAGACTAGttcgtcctcgtcgctctCTTCTTCGTAGGAAAGCAAGGACTTGGGCTCGGTGGTCTGGGTTTTCTCAACGTATTTGCATCGGTTTTTATATTCTCTTTCTTCGTATTGAATGGAAGTTCGCAGCTGATGGATGTTTTTGACGCCGATTCCAAATTTCAGCGCCCAGCGTTGGGTGGGAAGGTCGTTGCTAATCAGGATGGGTGTTTTTGCAGCATTTGACGCATCGGGGCTTTCATGTAGTCTCCATAGAAGTGCGCTAAGTAAAGGCCGCAAAGCAGGCGGCACGACGGGAATCATAGACCCGGAAGCGGTGCGGTGATGTCCTTTGTCCTTGTAGTCCTTGGATTCCTTGGATTCCTTGGATTCCTCGCCGTTCGTAACATGATTATTCGCACACTCTGGGCTTGTTCGAGAGCTCCTTGAAGATGGTGGCGAAACAGGGGCGCTGTGAGTACCCGTGGAGGTGAACGAAATGGCATCCGAATCCTTCTTAAAGTTCAACTTGCTCAGAAGCATTTGCGACAGATCGCTGGTAGCGGTGTTGCTCTTCCTATGGTcgccatccttctcgtctcGCTTCTCCTGCAGTGTCGGGTCCTCCGCAGAAATGGCCCCATCGGCTGCCTCTTGATCGTCTTCAAACTCCGGTGAGAAAAACTTCTCTGCCTCGCTCCAATTTTCATACTGCTCCATCGGCCCTTGTAGAATAATTCTTTCGGATATAGCGTTCTCTTTTCCGGAAGTTACGCGGTCAAGAAAGCGCACTGCTTCTCGAGCGTTGATAGCGACCTGCGACCCGGTTTTCTTCAGCGCATGAAGGCGCTCGAGGGCTGCAAGCAGTGTGAGTGAGTGGAATATGCGGTGGGCGGAAGTCCATTTCGAAGGGCCTTACTGTAAAGAGGAACGATAAGAGTGATAGCCCCGTTCGTCGCCCATTTTTTGATCTCGCTGATGTTCGTAGTTAGTGCCGTCTCATCCACGGCACAGTGGAAGACCTTGCGTCCTGCCGACATTGTGGTTCTCGATAAGGATAGTCGACAAGGCAAGCGATTGTATAGTCGTTCAAGGCCGCTGTAGGCGCAAACGGCCCTACTCCGAATAGCCTGTCCTAGAAACTGCGACTACACCGGAGTGTTAGCTGAAGTCtgaaggaggttgtggatCGATGTCGGCGGAGAGATCAGGGAATGTGGGGGTAACGGGTTGAGGGTTAAGAAACGTCAACGGCCATGTCCAAGGACAAACACAAAGTCAGTAACAATGAACTCACAGTCGGATCCTAGTTCATAAATAGTTTTCATCGGCAGCATCTTGTGGTTTTGTATGGCTGACGTAGTGCAGCGGAGGTGAAAGAAGAGTGAAAGCCACCAGAGTTATCGGATCAACTCGCGGGCCTTGCTGCAGCCTTACTAAGCATCATGTTACTGAGTCCGTGAAGTTCCTTGTCGAAACCATCCTGGAACGGTGTCTAAAAAATGATGAATATTGCTCATCAAATACATCTATTGGGTTATCTGTGATTACACTCTATGAGAATAGAAATAATGACGCAGTCCACAGTCCATATACTAGGGAGGCAATCATTCATCTGCCACCAAGCACCAAGTCAGATAAGCATTCAGGAAAAGACCGTCGAACGAGCCGTAGTCATTAGCGCCGCCGCTATTTGCCTGATTCAATTGGTTTTCTTGATTAATCCATCGGCTGGCTTCACACGCTGCGCCCATTCCCTGATATCGTAGTAAGTATTTGAACATGGCTCCATGGGTGTAGACTACTTACGTCCAGCTTCCATCATATACTCTGTGAATACTGGGGTCACCGAATTCGGCCAGTCCCAACGCTGTCTCGATGATTGTGGCTGTCACGCCGCTGCCGCAAGAGCTGATAATAGATTTGGTCTCGTCCAATCCACGCGATTCGAATACCTTTCGTAGCTCATCCGAGGGAAGGTAGGTCTTTGTCTCAGGGTCCAGTAACTCTTGGAATGGCAGACTTGTAGATCCAGGGATATGTCCAGAAGATAGGCCCGGGCGCGGTTCAGGGTCGGTTCCCGCCCAGCGGCCTTGAGGTCGTGCGTCCAGAATCTCCACCTCTTTTGCACCCTCCTTGCGATGCTCCTTTgcaatctccttcagctcAAGGTATGGAATGACGAGCTTCGAGTCGTAAGTGGGAACAGGATAGCTGGACTTTTCCGGTTTCTGAGGCTCTCCAGTCTCTGTTGGGTAGTTACCACGCACCCACAGCCGGTAGTTGTTAAGAATATGGACTTTGGGGTGCCCAAACACTCTCAGGGTCCAGCCGACACGGGGAGCGCTGAATATTCCAAGCTCCTCCGTATCATAAACTACCACCTCATCGTCACGTCGGATTCCTAGTTCACTCATCGCATCGGAAAACGCCTCCGCGGTGGGAAGCATATGCGGGTAAGGGGACTCGGTGTCCTTGATTGCATCCAAATCAAAGAAACGAGCTTGTGGTACACGACTTTTACGGAAAACGTCAATTCCTGTGCGACCCTCAGGGTCGTTGGGCATGAACCAAGCCGCACATAGGGGAATTACGCGAGGCGATGTCGAGATCTTCGTAGATGGGTTCTTCTTCAGTGCTTCCGACAATTCATTCGGAGAGACGAGGTATGAGGAGAATGAAACCTGCCGAGTCTGGGCCTGGTGTCGTATTTGCGGCGACGTCGCCATTGTCGGTCTTATGAAACGGATCGGTGAGGGGAGAGAGCTGCGGATCGCTGCGAATGCCATGGTAATTGGAGTGTGGAGGGGAAATGGCTAGAATTTACATTCCTGGTTTGTGGGTCGATAGAAATTGGAGATGACAGATGCAGCACGAGCAGGGGTAAAGCTATGTGGACTGGAATAGAGGAAGGTGCCCTTTGTGGTTGAGTTGGGGAGTTGGCATTGACAATAATGACTGGCAATGCGGAGTCGGCGGCTTCTCCGAATCTCCGCCACGCGCGAGCGTCTGACAATTACCCTGGAAATTGCTCTTCCTTATCGCCTGCTCCACCGatcttcctccctctcttcGTGCCGGAAGCAACGACTTCACGCCACCAATTGTGAGCACTCTGCAGCCATGAAAGTTACGCTAAAAGAATGGAACGCTGTCGCAACCTGGCGCTGGGATATGCCAGAAGATGAAGTCTGTGGTATCTGTCGCGTCCAGTTCGATGGGACTTGCCCGACCTGCAAATTTCCCGGAGACGACTGCTCATTGCGTAAGAAGCCCTCATTATGAGCAAAGCTGCTCTCCGATTCTAACTCTGCCCGTCAGTGCTTGGGAAGTGCGGCCACTCCTTCCATATGGTATGACTACGGAATCCTCCCACCCTCACATAGGCTCAtgtcttctcttccaaaACAGCATTGTCTCATGACTTGGATTCAACAAGAATCTTCGAAAGGACTTTGTCCCATGTGCCGACAGAGTAAGTACTgccctgcagctcctcttGACCTTGCTAAAACATGGACTAGAATTTGAATGGAAACAAAACGACGAATGATGAACAACCGCTAAGTAATTGGAGTGGATACGGCGTTGGAGTTGCAATTGTTATGATACCCTCTGTTCTCACTAGATCTTACTACTTgtctaaataataactataccAGCAAGAAGGTTCATCTTCCTTTTGGTAAGTCCTAGAatcactatatatatttccccACCACAACAGGACAAACAAATCCCGTGCCTGAGACCGTCACCTGACGCTATCGATAAgagcttctcctcatccGGCCCTGAAGCCCAGCCGCTTCAACCTTCGTCACATCTTCAACCATGAAGCTTTTGTAACCATGTAGCCACGACCATCGGCAATGTCTCTCCCAAAATCAACTTTATCGCCTCCGCTTTCGtccccctcctccaagaaTTCTCTTCGACGACCCCCCTCTCGGCCGCATAGCATCGACCAAGTCGTACACACAAATGATACTCCAGACGAACACCCAAGCCAGCCCGTCGACCCGCCTCCAGAAGGACAGGATGAACCAACACACCACGaaccgccatctccagctcgaATTATATCCCAGCCATTCTTCACCTTGATCGAGGATACCCACATTTCGGAATACTACCACCCAACAGTCCACTACATCTTCTCCGACGATGACACAGACATTGTGACAGAAGCTGTGTTACGCTCCCTCGAGTCAGAGCAAAACAGCCCCTCAAACTCAAAGTTGAAGGGCAAGTCAAAAGCGCCACACCAAAGTCTTGGAGAcccagaagcagaaggagcgTACGAGGATGGAAGTCCGAGTAGGAaccaacctcagcttccgGACCCGATCCCCGGCGTTCGAGAcaattatattattctagatattgATCGCACCCCCGACGCTCATGGGGATCTCTGCCCTGCCGGGACGTCACAGGAGGGGCGAGGCCAAGAGCAGACGGCCGCGTCCTCGCCACCGGACAACAATAACCCCTCACTTAACCAGCAAGACCAACCACTTTCCTCTAGCAACCTCAGAATAAGCTCTGCGCACAGCCTATCACCCTCCTGGCAGGTATTGGATTCACAACTCCTTCCAGCCCCGACATTTGAGAATAATGCATCTGGTGAGAAACCGGCAAACGGTGGACTTATGCTCCAGATTCAAGGCACCCCGGGCTTGCCAGTTGGTGCGCTTGGTAGGGATAAAGAACGGGGACATCAACGGCTAGAGGATATGATGGATCAATTCGCGAGGAGATTggatgagctgaagctggTGATTGAGAATGGAGAGCGGGGTATGCGCGCTGGAGCTTTTCAGGGTGCAAGCCCGCTCGAAGGACTTGAAACTCAAACTACCCAAGATATCACCTCCAGAGCAGGGGCTGATGAACTCCATGGAGAAGAACATGTGCCTGAAGATTAGTGACAGGAAGCAGGGGTATGTTGATACCAAGGCAGTAGTTTACCCAACCTGATTTTGGTTCTTTAATAATACAAAGGCCTTACACTATGGTCTTGGAAAGCATCTGTTGATAGGCAACCACAAAAAATAAATTGGAATCTCGAGCGCCGACACACAAACTTGAtaatcaaaaaaaaaggtattTGAAGAATGCCATAGCCTCTTAGAAGCAAAACGAGAAAGGATACACCAAAAAAACATGGCACGCAAGACAAGACAAACACAAGCGGAGTAGAAATCAAATCCTTGAATAACCAGATGACTGGTGTGATCTATTAAGCAAAAAGTCCAATGCTTGCCCCTGTTCTCCCGAAACTCCTAAACCTTGAGAAAAGCAAAAGGGTATAAGAATATATGCAGCCAGAAAGCATAGATATCTCCAACACAAATATTAATCAGGGTGAAGGTCGACCTCTCAGCCTACGACCAGCGGAAACTCCAGGAGGTGGTACGttctctctcccttccatcatcccagccattcTCCTAGCAAGTATCTTGTTTGGTAGTTTGGTTTCAACGGCGGTTGAATTTGAGCGGCGTCTTTTTGATGGCGGAGGCTCAACGCCGTCTGTTTCGGCCGCGGCTCTCGGACTGGTAATGTGTGACCCGTCCTTTTCTGCAGAAGAATTGTCCTCTGTATTAGACGCGAGCGGTCTTGCGGCGACGTTTGCATCGATTTCCCTAAGTCCTGTGTTGGAAGGGTTGACGTTGGTCATGGATGGCAGTTGAGTTCCTACCTCGTCCTCTGCGTCGTTGTAGACGAAACCTTTTGACGGAGAACCTGCCGGTGTACCGGCAGACGGGGACagcccatcctcatcattaTTAAATGGCAGAAGTTCCATCTCCTTGGTATTTCTCAATCGGGACTTTAGAGCCTCATGGGACTCGGTGCTCGGCAAGTCAGAAGGATAATCATACTTTCGTTTCTTTGGGGTGACTCCAGTAGTGACATATTCCTCAAAAGAACGATTCAGGATGGCAGCAGAGAGGTCTGAAAGGGGCTTTCGGACATCGTCAGATAATGGAGCGATCGATCCCTCCAGAGATGCATGATGTTGTGTTGCTTCTTCCTGAAGCTGGTTCATTCGGTCACTCAAGCCGTCAGCCTGCCCTTGAACCGAAGAGTACGATCCGCGTACATTGGACGCTATCGTGTCGAGAGTAGTAATGTGGGCATCACGATAACGACCATTCTGAGATCGTGCCTTGGCCACAAAATCATCCAGAGCTTCCATTTGTCTTCCCATATCTTCCATCTGGGTGTCTACAATTCGGACTGTCTCCTTGTGAACCGACTCAGTTGTCTTCTGAATAGACGAATTGCGCTGTTCGAAGGCCTACACACTTAGCGAGAGAACGCATATTAATTCAGGGCTAGACACTTACCTCCCAATCGTTTTGTAGCCTTGCTTTCACCTCATCCTTGGACGCATTGACATCTTTGGCAAATTGTTCAGACTTGAAGACCCATTCGTCGACCTGGCGATCATGATGCGTTGTGGCTTGCTCTAACATCTCCCCCGATGACGAAATATCCGTGCGAGCCGTATCAATTTTTGATTTGAGTCGGCCAAATTGCTTCTGTCGGGACTCCTCAACTAGTGCCTTGATTTGAGACATTAAGACATCCCGCTCAGCATCCGCCGCAACCTGCTCCTCTTCAAGGGCCTGAGCAAGATTGGAAGAAGCTTTGTGGGTGCTCTCAATATTTTCGCGGTTTGCAGTTTGAAGTTCGACCCTTAGCCTGTCCATCTCATTCCTCTGTTCCGCAATGTGCCCATTCATCGTCTCGAAGACCGACTTCAGGTCCTTTCCAAGACTGCTGTAGGATGTATGGAGCTGCAAAAGTTAGAAAAGAATGAGCAATTAAGCCATGGCAAAGTCGTGGTTCTTACCTGAGCGTGAAACTCGGTAAATTCGCTAATAACTTCCTGAGATATCCGAGCCGCAGCGGCTGACAGGCCATTGAGTCCCTCTCCCACTTTCGACTTAACTTCCTCCCGCAAGTCCTTGATCTCCTCAAGTACATTGTTCATGTCGTCATGGGCGCCAGATGTTTCGGACCTGGCATTGTTGTATGCATTGTCAAGAGATCGCGTATAACCAGAGAGGTCGCGTCGAGTGTCTTCGATTTGAGAAAGTTCATTTGCAATGAAATCGTTGATTTTGGTGGAAGTGGTTTCCAGGAGCTTCGAGTGTTCCGTTTGAAATGTTTCAACACGCTGGTCAATCCGATTTGTCACATCAGAAACCTCAGTTGATGAAACTTGCCACATCTCCGTGTTAGTGGTGTCCAAATCGGCTTTGCGGTCTAACTTTGCATGTAGGCCGCTGATGTCCTCAACAGTTTGGCCCAAGGTTGATATTAATCCTATTCCGAGGTCATGAAGCTGGTGCTCTGTCTTCTGATGCGCATTCCGCAacatctcttcttcctccaactGTTCCTTAGTATTTTGCAAGACAAGATCTGTCTGCTGTAGAACATCGTTTGTTGAGCACAGGGCCGCTAGCGTGTCATCGTTGTCTTTCTTCAAGTCGTTAAACTTGCTCGTCAGTGTAAAAAGTTCTTGAACCTTGTGGCGGAGGCTGGACTCCATCGATTCGATTTTTGCCCGCTGCTCCTCATTGATAATTTTTCGCGAATCATTCTCCATGGTCATTTCTTCATATGACTCCACTGACATGTACACGCCATTCCGATGTCTCGTCGCGATCAACTCAGCCTTTAACTTCTCAATCTCAGACGTGAATTCGCGAAGAAGCGTCTTCTTAGGCATGGTCGAGTTTATTTGAGGCTTGTTCCGGATATTTTTGGCCCTGAAAGCATAATCAAGCGTGGAGATGGTCTCCTCAAGATTATTCCTAGCAGGCGAGATTGTCGCAATAATGCATGTTTTTGTCCGTCCGCCGAGCGAGTCTTGGAGCAAGCGTGTGAGCTTGGATTCTCTGACATCTTATTAGCACGAAAAATTTGATTGACCATAGGAAAGACATACCTGTACGGAATATGTGAGCTTTTGTCAACAAGGGCGTTGATCACTCGACCAAGGGTAAGTAAACTCTTATTGATCAAACCGGCCTCGGCCGCACGCTTATTTTCAGCACCGCTCCGTCCGATGTTTTCACTACCAGCGAGATCGACAAGATTCAACTTCCCAGGACATATATACTCCTCTCCTGACTCTGTCGTTCGCTTTGTATTTACCGTTATAGTGAAAACAGTGTGACTCCGAGAACTCAAATCATTGCACTTCGTCGCAGCAACTTGGCGCTTATGACTCCCTTGTTGGAGGAGCTTGATACCCGACGTCGCAGAGTCAATGTAAGTCTCCTCCATACCCTGGACTAGGGTACTCATGTGGCCCTTTTTCTCATTTTCGTAGATTTTTAATTTTGGGTTGTCCTCCGCAGACAGTAGGTCCCGAAGATCTTCGTTGTAAAGTTCGATGAAAGAGCATTTTACGGTGCTTTCTGTCTCCGCTAACTTGCCGAATAGAGAATAGAGAACGCGTGGAATGATTCCGGCGTTGTCAGATAAGATTCCTAGTGTATCTGTCATATCTCCAGACATAGTGTACGTCTTGCCGGTTCCGGTTTGCCCGTATGCAAATATGGTGCAGTTATACCCAGCAAGCATCTATAGCCTAGTTAGCATTCTGTGGTGCTGAACCTGAAGATGCGATGCAGCAATCCTACCTCTGTGACGATCGGCAAAACAGAATCCTCATATACTGTGACTTGATCCgctgcagcagagaagaCCTTATCGAATGTATAGGTTTTGTTCGATACTGCATTTGGGCCCATCGACAACTCCACAGTTTTCCCTTTGACACCTTCGGTCTGAAGAGCCACTCCGCTGTTCTCCTTAACCTCCCGTTCATTGCGACCTCGGCATCGTACAACAACGTGGATACTGGTGTCTTCGTTGATTTCGCGTTCGATGTCCCTTTCCTTTCGCTTGGCACTGATGCTCGCAGGCTCGGTTGGTGACTTCAACCCGCGCAGCCGACTAGCTGCAGGGCCCTTCGTGGAAATAGCTGGAGATGGCGCTGAAGCTTGACGCTCTGGCACAGCAGAACCCGCCCGTCGAGTAGGCTGGCGCGTTGTGGTTCGCCTTGTCGGAAGGCCGGAGGTAGGCCGCTGGGGGCCGGCCATATTGGCAGTTAAGACGGTCGCAGGTGATGGGGAAAACAGAAATTAAAAAGTTATAGAAGGCGATAAAAccaaataaataaatatgcGCCCAATTCCGACAAGGAGCGCTTCCAGAAAGTGGTTGAGTCGCTTGCTGGTTGTCGGCAgagttggtggttggtgttgttcCGCCTTGAGCCAAAACAGGAAAACGTAAACAAACTGGGCCTCCATCGCAGCCGATCATGTCATGTGACCGAGATCCCCAGTCATCCCCTCCGCTCACATGATTCGGTCATCGCCATCTGACCCAGCTGGAGCACGCGGCGGTCTTGAACTTGAGAGCTTCGAGCCGAATATCCTGCTATTGACAACCTATACCTTGACCCATATACAACAAAAGACAATAACTCTTGAAAACATAATACTACATACCTTTTGTCTCCTGAGCTGGCCCTCGACCTACTAATCCATCTAGCTATCTAGCTGTCTTTGAGCTTTCTCGTACCCCTCACGGCATGGTTGTGCCTTGCAGCTTACCATGAGTGCCTCAAAAGCATCACCACAGTCGCAGATTTATCCGGGCAAGGGCCTCGGTTTTATAAGCATGTTTACCCCTTATCGCTTTCCTAACACCAACTAATATTCAACAGCGCTCGGCGCTTCCCTTCATAATGTCCTAAGCCGTGTGAAAGCCCATCCTCAGACGTACCCCGCGATCGACATAGCATACTCCGCGTCAGATCCCATACAGCATCCAGTCaccctccaactcccctCAAATGGTCTGCGCTTAAGATTTGACGGCCCCGATCAAAGGTTGCGTTTGATAGAGGTGCTGGATTTCTCGAAGACTGCCCTGGTTTACAAGAATCAAGAAGTGCTAAAGGGAGTCACCAAAACCCAAGAGCattcagcttctccgcagGGACCTAGTTTCCGCCATGTTTACAATCGCCTCTTCGGTCCTTCGTATCCCGGGGAATATGTACGGccaactccaccatctcCGTACGGCACGTATGTGCTTTCGTACCCAGGGGTTGCCTTCTCATTCCCTCTACAAGACTCAGCTTGGTCAGAACAATGTGACTTCGTAGCGCTGCTCTCATCTTCAGCTGCTTTGCCGGCGACCTCGATGTCGATTTTCCAGGGCTCGTCATGGCCAGATGCCAGAGCCAAGTTGTTCACGCAGCAGCCACAATACCCACGATCTCCCGCCGTCGCCGGGAAGAACAAAGAATTTGTTCCAGATGAGATTGAAGAATTCACAATCCTAGGAGCGGGTAAAATCGAGGTAACTCGGAGGTCTACATCCCCGACGTACATCAGTTTATCGCAAACTACACCACAGGATTTGATCGCAGAGTTTGGGCCTCCGGACGCAATCTATCGTAAGAATGATCGCAGAATCTCGATCCATCGTGCCGCAggcggccatggtggggATGATATTATGCACATGAGCCCGTCTTCAGCTAGAGGCATCGAAGTTAATGATACAGATCAATCGTCAATTAACAGTGTGAGCGATGATTCAGATGATGGCCTTGAGCAAACTAATGCCTTGGACCCCTCTTCTCTACCATCGGAATGTTTCTTCAACTACTTCCATCATGGATTTGATGCGTTTGTATCTCACCCGACCACATCTGGTCCTGCATTTCCAAGTTCTGGCCTTGATGATCCGACTCCCCCATCCCCTTCGTCTCGGCTCGTTGTGACTAAGATTGTTATACACGGGAATGTTCCTGGGTCTTATCCCTTCAATCGGTACCGTCGAAGCCGGTGGAAGATCGAATCGAAACCCTCAACATCACTTGGCTCTTCGGAGACACGCTATGATGAGATTTCGAGACGCCTGAGAGAGGCGTGGAAGGATTCATATGCAAATGCGTCGGAGGAGCGAGCTCTGGAACGGCCAATGGTGTTAAATAGAGGATGGGGAGACAGTCCAGAAAGCAGCGTCGAGTTCCTTGGGGGGTGGGAAGAGAGTACAGGGAAGGGCCAGAGGACAGGGCAGGGTGGACACGATGGAGGTTTGGGGAATACAGAGCTCTTTGGATTTCCCGGTCTCCTATTCGAGGTCATGAAGAATGGGGCAGTAAGCTGTTTAACGATATATTGACACGATGTACCAAGTAACTATGCATATAATTAGATCTCATTTCACACCAGTTGTACTCAAGCCTTTTCCTACTATGTGAAGCAGATGTGAGCTGTTCTCCAATTTGCTGGTCTGGGACATGGACAAAGCCGGTGGGTCTGCGCTGCCAAGCCATAGGTACCGTATTATTTTTGGAGTTTCCGATCTGCATCGCAGTCCTTCCTCCGACTTCAACCCCGAACAATTTCACGGAATTGCTCTCACCTAGGGCGTGACATGCTTCAGCAATAGCATGGCGGAAGTGCCGCGGAAACTGGCGCGATCGTGGTCGTCGACCTTAAAGCTCCCAAAGTCCACGTTCCCGGCACGTGTGACTCCAGCCGATCAGACGAAATACCTAAAACGATGCACCGACGACCTCTACGCCTGGCAGCGCCATGAAAGACCTGCCGATCAGTGCTTTGTCCTGCACGATGGGCCCCCGTATGCGAATGGCGATCTACACGTCGGCCATGCTCTCAACAAAATCCTGAAGGACATAATCTGCCGGGCGCAGCTCGGTTTGGGAAAAAGGGTTCGCTACGTACCTGGTTGGGATTGTCACGGGCTACCCATTGAGCTGAAAGCCTTGGAGGCACGGAAGGACGTtcgcgacgaagatggctCTGTTAAGGCCGCGGTTACAAGAAAGATTGCTCGAAACCTTGCGGACCGGACGGTGAAAAAGCAGATGAATGGGTTTCGGGGCTTTGCAGTCATGGCGGATTGGGAAAATCACTGGAAGACCATGG
The nucleotide sequence above comes from Aspergillus puulaauensis MK2 DNA, chromosome 3, nearly complete sequence. Encoded proteins:
- a CDS encoding RPEL repeat-containing protein (COG:S;~EggNog:ENOG410PRFU;~InterPro:IPR004018;~PFAM:PF02755) produces the protein MSTEPTSTPAAVDTTSLATSPLERRDSLEKHLLTRPDPQDLKERHILLDTNVAPSIQAMKQKLDRQRASDNLKKNLEHRAERDELIERHILPAEENAPLDQ
- a CDS encoding uncharacterized protein (COG:S;~EggNog:ENOG410PSK5); the protein is MSLPKSTLSPPLSSPSSKNSLRRPPSRPHSIDQVVHTNDTPDEHPSQPVDPPPEGQDEPTHHEPPSPARIISQPFFTLIEDTHISEYYHPTVHYIFSDDDTDIVTEAVLRSLESEQNSPSNSKLKGKSKAPHQSLGDPEAEGAYEDGSPSRNQPQLPDPIPGVRDNYIILDIDRTPDAHGDLCPAGTSQEGRGQEQTAASSPPDNNNPSLNQQDQPLSSSNLRISSAHSLSPSWQVLDSQLLPAPTFENNASGEKPANGGLMLQIQGTPGLPVGALGRDKERGHQRLEDMMDQFARRLDELKLVIENGERGMRAGAFQGASPLEGLETQTTQDITSRAGADELHGEEHVPED
- the APC11 gene encoding anaphase promoting complex subunit 11 (COG:D;~EggNog:ENOG410PQNC;~InterPro:IPR001841,IPR024991,IPR013083;~PFAM:PF13639,PF12861,PF12678;~go_component: GO:0005680 - anaphase-promoting complex [Evidence IEA];~go_function: GO:0008270 - zinc ion binding [Evidence IEA];~go_function: GO:0061630 - ubiquitin protein ligase activity [Evidence IEA];~go_function: GO:0097602 - cullin family protein binding [Evidence IEA];~go_process: GO:0031145 - anaphase-promoting complex-dependent catabolic process [Evidence IEA]), with protein sequence MKVTLKEWNAVATWRWDMPEDEVCGICRVQFDGTCPTCKFPGDDCSLLLGKCGHSFHMHCLMTWIQQESSKGLCPMCRQKFEWKQNDE
- a CDS encoding sulfurtransferase (BUSCO:EOG09263FGN;~COG:V;~EggNog:ENOG410PIFM;~InterPro:IPR001763,IPR036873;~PFAM:PF00581) gives rise to the protein MATSPQIRHQAQTRQVSFSSYLVSPNELSEALKKNPSTKISTSPRVIPLCAAWFMPNDPEGRTGIDVFRKSRVPQARFFDLDAIKDTESPYPHMLPTAEAFSDAMSELGIRRDDEVVVYDTEELGIFSAPRVGWTLRVFGHPKVHILNNYRLWVRGNYPTETGEPQKPEKSSYPVPTYDSKLVIPYLELKEIAKEHRKEGAKEVEILDARPQGRWAGTDPEPRPGLSSGHIPGSTSLPFQELLDPETKTYLPSDELRKVFESRGLDETKSIISSCGSGVTATIIETALGLAEFGDPSIHRVYDGSWTEWAQRVKPADGLIKKTN
- a CDS encoding uncharacterized protein (COG:S;~EggNog:ENOG410PR6K), whose protein sequence is MSAGRKVFHCAVDETALTTNISEIKKWATNGAITLIVPLYTLERLHALKKTGSQVAINAREAVRFLDRVTSGKENAISERIILQGPMEQYENWSEAEKFFSPEFEDDQEAADGAISAEDPTLQEKRDEKDGDHRKSNTATSDLSQMLLSKLNFKKDSDAISFTSTGTHSAPVSPPSSRSSRTSPECANNHVTNGEESKESKESKDYKDKGHHRTASGSMIPVVPPALRPLLSALLWRLHESPDASNAAKTPILISNDLPTQRWALKFGIGVKNIHQLRTSIQYEEREYKNRCKYVEKTQTTEPKSLLSYEEESDEDELVFVPRGRGKGASRSGGSRGTGNRKVSAPAKTAAPPVESTIEIPTQPIDPNSFSRSLGVTPKQKATVDLSTQTGASRGMANASRNNTNNRRGAARGQSRGGGRGRGKLWVP